One genomic segment of Chitinophaga sancti includes these proteins:
- a CDS encoding LD-carboxypeptidase: protein MNRKHFLSSLAITSLGLSAFSHLPAPVAEDENFTIFPPYLKAGDTIGITCPAGHIRQEEIMPAIRIMQSWGFKIRIGNTVGKSDFSFGGTDAERLQDLQAMLDDPSIQAIMCARGGYGCARIIDQVNFNNFRQHPKWVIGFSDITVLHCHINRLFGIASLHSKMCNSFPDDFAKAEAVVQETILSIQQALTGKPMQYLTPADANNRIGSAKGVLIGGNLSMLASVLGTNSEINTIGKILFVEEVSEYLYTIDRYFNSLQRAHKLDNLAGLVIGGFNKLKADDPGEEFGRTVYDIVKEKVKDFDYPVCFNFPVGHQKGNYALKCGVMHHLEVQNNRVSMKEIVS from the coding sequence ATGAATCGTAAGCATTTTCTTTCTTCTCTTGCCATCACATCGCTGGGGCTTTCGGCATTTTCTCATCTTCCTGCACCTGTAGCCGAAGATGAGAATTTTACTATTTTTCCACCTTATCTTAAAGCGGGTGATACGATTGGTATTACCTGTCCTGCGGGGCATATCAGGCAGGAAGAAATCATGCCTGCTATTCGCATTATGCAGAGCTGGGGTTTCAAAATTCGCATAGGAAATACGGTTGGGAAAAGTGATTTTAGTTTTGGTGGTACAGATGCAGAGCGATTACAGGATCTGCAGGCTATGCTGGATGATCCTTCTATTCAGGCGATCATGTGTGCGAGAGGTGGATACGGTTGCGCCCGTATTATTGACCAGGTTAATTTTAATAATTTCAGACAGCACCCGAAATGGGTGATTGGGTTTAGTGATATTACTGTATTGCATTGTCATATCAACCGGTTGTTCGGGATTGCTTCTCTGCATTCTAAAATGTGTAATAGTTTTCCTGATGATTTTGCAAAGGCCGAAGCAGTAGTACAGGAAACGATTCTTTCCATTCAGCAGGCCCTGACCGGGAAACCTATGCAATACCTCACACCGGCAGATGCTAATAATCGGATTGGTTCAGCAAAAGGTGTATTGATTGGAGGGAACCTATCTATGCTGGCAAGTGTGTTGGGGACTAATTCAGAAATCAATACCATTGGTAAAATTCTCTTTGTGGAGGAGGTGAGTGAATACCTGTATACCATTGATCGCTATTTTAATAGTTTACAGCGGGCGCATAAATTAGATAATCTCGCGGGGCTTGTGATTGGTGGGTTTAACAAGCTGAAAGCGGATGATCCGGGAGAGGAATTCGGGAGAACGGTGTATGATATTGTGAAGGAGAAGGTGAAGGATTTTGATTATCCTGTTTGTTTCAATTTTCCGGTGGGGCATCAGAAAGGGAATTATGCATTGAAGTGTGGGGTGATGCATCATCTGGAGGTTCAGAATAACAGGGTTTCTATGAAGGAGATTGTTAGTTAA
- a CDS encoding ligase-associated DNA damage response DEXH box helicase yields MKNTASGWKVVTDWLAARDRQPFVFQEEAWNYYLQGKSGLVNAPTGYGKTFSLFLGVVIDWINRHPKDYQDKTKNGLQLLWITPLRALAKDIARAMEEVLQELDIPWQVGIRSGDTPVSTRAAQKKNMPEVLIITPESLHLLIGQKEYPKVFTSLTTVVADEWHELLGTKRGVMIELGLSRLRGLTKKAGRPPLKVWGISATIGNLEEAMDVLLGAPDPEAVIVRAKLGKKIALQSILPDEIEKYPWAGHLGTKLLYKALPIVNESNTTLIFTNVRSQTEIWYQEILRQCPDLAGALALHHGSIDMELRIWVEEALHTGTLKAVVCTSSLDLGVDFRPVDTVIQVGSPKGVARFLQRAGRSGHQPGATSKIWFLPTHSLELVEAAALKSAIKQQIVESRMPVILAYDVLLQYLMTLAISDGFHAPEIWEEVTNTFCFREMTEDEWEWILAFLTTGGDALYSYDEFKKIEREGDFFICRSRMQAMRHRLHIGVIVSDAMLKVKFMGGGFIGMIEEWFIARLTAGDTFSLGGRILEFVMIKDMTVLVRKSNAKKAIVPSWMGGRLPLSPNLGKILRETFNEALSGDTTEPELQVLQPLFKLQEYLSHVPKADELLIEMIHTRDGYHLFAYPFEGRLVNEVMATLLAYRLSKRTPITFSIAMNDYGFELLSDQVIPLTPHDVYELFSLDNLNNDLLASVNSTEMARRKFRDIAVIAGLIFQGYPGKHKQSRHLQSSASLLFNVFTEYDPQNLLLRQAFNEAFFYQMEEARLRESLDRIYNSKIVITYPEELTPFCFPIKVDSLREQLTSEKLEDRIKKMRPDF; encoded by the coding sequence ATGAAAAATACAGCGAGTGGATGGAAAGTGGTTACAGACTGGCTCGCCGCCAGAGACCGGCAGCCTTTTGTGTTCCAGGAAGAAGCCTGGAATTATTACCTGCAAGGCAAATCGGGCCTTGTGAACGCCCCTACCGGATACGGTAAAACATTTTCTCTTTTTCTGGGTGTGGTGATCGACTGGATCAACCGCCATCCCAAAGACTATCAGGATAAAACTAAGAATGGTCTGCAGCTGCTATGGATCACGCCGCTGAGGGCACTGGCCAAAGACATTGCGCGTGCGATGGAGGAAGTGCTGCAGGAGCTGGATATCCCCTGGCAGGTGGGTATCCGGAGTGGAGATACACCAGTATCTACCCGTGCTGCGCAGAAAAAGAATATGCCCGAGGTATTGATCATCACCCCGGAAAGTCTGCATCTCCTTATCGGGCAAAAAGAATATCCAAAAGTATTTACTTCTCTGACTACAGTAGTAGCCGATGAATGGCATGAACTGCTGGGCACCAAGAGAGGTGTGATGATAGAATTAGGCCTGAGTCGTCTGCGCGGATTGACGAAAAAAGCCGGACGTCCGCCATTGAAAGTCTGGGGGATCTCTGCCACTATTGGTAACCTGGAAGAGGCTATGGATGTGTTGCTTGGAGCACCTGATCCCGAGGCTGTGATAGTGCGGGCGAAGTTGGGTAAAAAAATAGCACTACAAAGTATTCTCCCTGATGAGATAGAAAAATATCCATGGGCGGGGCATTTGGGTACAAAATTACTTTATAAGGCGCTGCCCATTGTCAATGAAAGTAATACCACGCTTATTTTCACAAATGTCCGTTCGCAAACAGAGATCTGGTACCAGGAGATATTAAGACAATGCCCTGACCTCGCAGGAGCGCTGGCGCTACATCATGGCTCTATTGATATGGAGTTGAGAATATGGGTGGAAGAAGCCTTGCATACAGGTACGCTGAAAGCGGTGGTATGTACTTCCAGCCTGGATTTGGGAGTAGATTTCAGGCCTGTGGATACAGTGATACAGGTAGGTAGTCCAAAAGGTGTAGCACGGTTTTTACAGCGCGCAGGTCGTAGCGGACACCAACCCGGAGCTACCAGCAAAATATGGTTTCTGCCCACACATAGTTTAGAGCTCGTAGAAGCTGCGGCGCTTAAGTCGGCTATTAAACAGCAGATAGTAGAAAGCCGGATGCCGGTGATCCTTGCATACGATGTATTGTTGCAATACCTGATGACACTGGCTATTTCTGATGGCTTCCACGCCCCTGAAATATGGGAAGAGGTAACAAATACCTTTTGCTTTCGTGAAATGACGGAAGATGAGTGGGAATGGATACTGGCATTTCTCACCACTGGTGGAGACGCCTTGTACAGCTATGATGAATTTAAAAAGATTGAGAGGGAAGGTGACTTCTTTATTTGTCGTAGTCGTATGCAGGCCATGCGTCACCGTTTACATATCGGTGTCATCGTCAGCGATGCGATGCTGAAAGTAAAGTTCATGGGTGGTGGATTTATCGGCATGATTGAAGAATGGTTTATTGCCCGGCTTACAGCTGGCGATACTTTCAGTTTAGGTGGCCGCATTCTTGAGTTTGTTATGATCAAGGATATGACTGTGTTAGTGCGGAAGTCCAATGCAAAAAAAGCCATTGTACCCAGCTGGATGGGAGGACGATTACCCCTTTCCCCGAACCTTGGAAAGATATTGCGTGAAACTTTTAATGAAGCGCTTTCCGGTGATACGACTGAACCTGAATTACAGGTTTTACAGCCGCTATTTAAACTACAGGAATATCTTTCTCATGTGCCGAAAGCAGATGAGCTGTTGATAGAAATGATTCATACAAGGGATGGTTATCATCTGTTCGCCTATCCGTTTGAGGGTCGGCTGGTGAATGAAGTAATGGCTACTTTACTGGCTTACCGGTTAAGTAAACGTACGCCTATTACGTTCTCGATTGCCATGAATGATTATGGTTTTGAATTATTGTCTGACCAGGTTATTCCACTTACGCCACATGATGTGTATGAATTGTTTTCGTTAGATAACCTGAACAACGATTTGCTGGCTAGTGTGAATTCTACAGAGATGGCCCGTCGTAAATTCAGGGACATTGCGGTGATAGCAGGATTGATATTCCAGGGATATCCGGGCAAGCATAAACAAAGCCGTCATTTGCAGTCATCGGCATCTTTGTTATTTAATGTATTTACAGAATACGATCCGCAGAATCTCCTGCTGAGACAGGCTTTTAACGAAGCGTTCTTTTACCAGATGGAAGAAGCCCGTTTGAGAGAAAGTCTTGACAGGATTTATAATAGTAAAATCGTGATCACTTATCCGGAAGAGCTGACACCTTTTTGTTTCCCGATTAAGGTGGATAGTTTGCGTGAACAACTGACCAGTGAGAAACTGGAAGACAGGATAAAAAAAATGCGCCCGGATTTTTAA
- the pdeM gene encoding ligase-associated DNA damage response endonuclease PdeM has protein sequence MDEVIYNFRNQTWLLSAHRAIFWKEEQALIVSDLHLGKSAHFRKAGIAVPANIGHDDLYRLQKLITVYHPLQVIIVGDMFHSSHNNDVPLFKLWRQQFPHIKFKLVKGNHDILAKQVYVDIDVEVYDELQINEIHFAHEPCEEGNGAKYTFSGHIHPGVAVSGTGRQRLRLPCFYFGRNCSILPAFGRFTGLAMLDAEEADAVFVIANNSVLKIG, from the coding sequence ATGGATGAAGTGATTTATAATTTCAGGAATCAGACGTGGCTGTTATCCGCCCACCGCGCTATATTCTGGAAAGAAGAGCAGGCTTTAATTGTATCAGATCTGCACCTAGGCAAGTCTGCGCATTTCAGAAAAGCAGGCATTGCTGTTCCTGCCAATATCGGGCATGATGATCTGTATCGTTTACAAAAACTCATTACTGTTTATCATCCGTTGCAGGTGATTATTGTGGGCGATATGTTTCACAGTAGTCATAACAATGATGTGCCTTTGTTTAAGTTGTGGAGACAACAGTTTCCGCATATCAAATTTAAGCTGGTGAAGGGGAATCATGATATACTGGCGAAACAGGTGTATGTTGATATTGATGTGGAGGTGTATGATGAATTGCAGATTAATGAGATTCATTTTGCGCATGAGCCATGTGAGGAGGGGAATGGTGCTAAGTATACCTTCTCTGGTCACATTCATCCGGGGGTGGCGGTGTCGGGTACTGGCAGACAGCGTTTGCGTTTACCCTGTTTTTATTTCGGGCGTAATTGCAGTATTCTGCCGGCGTTCGGGCGGTTTACAGGTTTAGCGATGCTGGATGCAGAGGAGGCGGATGCGGTATTTGTGATTGCTAATAATAGTGTATTAAAGATTGGGTAA
- a CDS encoding histone deacetylase — protein MLIAYDPIFAHPLPEGHRFPMAKYELIPAQLLREGIVTIDQFHKPQPVSEETILLTHTREYWDKLKNGKLSEKEVRKIGLPQSPALVMRERVICQGTIDCALHALEHGIGLNVAGGTHHAFTDHGEGFCLMNDFAVATNYLLHQKLAGYVMIIDLDVHQGNGTAAIFEGNERVFTFSMHGEHNYPFHKETSVWDVGLPDGTTDEEYLPKLESCLASLFERERPDFVFYLSGVDILATDRYGRMKVTENGCRCRDELVLNTVKQYGIPCAVAMGGGYSPQLRHIVNAHCNTFKTAAAIF, from the coding sequence ATGCTGATTGCTTACGATCCCATATTTGCACACCCGTTACCTGAAGGCCATCGTTTTCCGATGGCAAAATATGAACTGATTCCTGCGCAGCTGTTGCGGGAAGGGATTGTTACTATTGATCAGTTTCATAAACCCCAACCGGTGAGTGAAGAGACAATTCTTCTGACGCATACCCGTGAATATTGGGATAAATTAAAAAATGGGAAGCTGAGTGAGAAGGAAGTGCGTAAGATAGGTTTGCCACAATCACCAGCATTGGTGATGCGGGAAAGGGTGATTTGCCAGGGAACGATTGATTGTGCATTGCATGCATTGGAGCATGGTATTGGTTTAAATGTGGCGGGTGGTACGCATCATGCGTTTACTGATCATGGAGAAGGGTTTTGTCTGATGAATGATTTTGCGGTAGCCACGAATTATTTGTTGCATCAAAAGCTGGCTGGATATGTGATGATAATAGATCTGGATGTACATCAGGGGAATGGCACTGCTGCCATATTTGAGGGGAATGAACGGGTGTTTACATTCAGTATGCATGGGGAGCATAATTATCCCTTTCATAAAGAGACTTCTGTATGGGATGTTGGGTTGCCTGATGGCACGACGGATGAGGAATATCTACCTAAGTTAGAGAGTTGTTTAGCTTCTTTATTCGAGAGGGAACGGCCTGATTTTGTATTTTATTTATCCGGGGTAGATATACTGGCGACTGATCGGTATGGGAGGATGAAAGTAACCGAAAATGGATGCCGCTGCAGAGATGAATTGGTGTTAAATACGGTAAAACAATATGGAATTCCCTGTGCAGTTGCGATGGGAGGAGGGTATTCTCCACAACTGAGGCATATTGTGAATGCGCATTGTAATACATTCAAAACAGCGGCAGCCATCTTCTGA
- a CDS encoding cupin domain-containing protein, translating into MRIAFVDALRQLENSGEAAVTLWEHNTMRVILLCPEDVYTQEPDSQNETYIVMSGCAEVQYKDRVVDIDSGDYLFVPAGTWHKFINVSEDFMLWKIII; encoded by the coding sequence ATGCGTATCGCATTTGTTGACGCATTGCGCCAGCTGGAAAACAGTGGAGAAGCAGCCGTGACCCTATGGGAACACAATACAATGAGGGTAATATTGTTATGTCCCGAGGATGTTTACACACAGGAGCCGGATTCACAAAATGAAACGTACATCGTTATGTCAGGATGTGCAGAAGTACAATACAAGGATAGAGTCGTAGATATTGATTCAGGGGATTATCTTTTTGTACCGGCAGGAACGTGGCATAAGTTTATTAATGTTTCAGAAGATTTTATGCTTTGGAAGATCATTATCTGA
- a CDS encoding XRE family transcriptional regulator, whose product MSVVCRNLKFLRKQKGWTQQEFADKLGIKRSLLGAYEEERAEPRTEVLELVSDMFRVSIDDLLRRDVGSQKDTFLEKRRQQKLGNSRQSIEFVPVKAAAGYLAGYNDDEFIEELNTFTLPMMGAGSYRAFEIAGDSMLPTPSGSVIVCHKVDGWEDIRNNEAYVVVTSREGIVYKRLLKSNRTKGKLTLVSDNPQFEPYSVGMDEVLELWQSDAVISKAAPQSRMSVNHLADMVSHLQDQVNMLKKKTRN is encoded by the coding sequence ATGTCAGTTGTATGCCGCAATTTAAAGTTTCTGCGTAAGCAGAAAGGATGGACGCAGCAGGAGTTTGCTGATAAACTAGGGATCAAACGTTCCCTCCTGGGAGCTTATGAAGAAGAGCGTGCAGAGCCCCGTACAGAAGTGCTGGAACTGGTCAGCGATATGTTCAGGGTTTCTATTGACGATCTCCTTCGGCGTGATGTAGGTTCCCAAAAAGATACTTTCCTCGAAAAGCGCCGCCAGCAAAAGCTCGGCAATAGCCGCCAGTCCATAGAGTTTGTACCCGTAAAAGCTGCCGCTGGTTACCTCGCAGGTTATAACGATGATGAATTCATCGAAGAACTGAACACCTTCACCCTCCCTATGATGGGCGCTGGTAGTTACAGAGCTTTCGAAATCGCCGGTGACTCCATGTTACCTACACCATCCGGTTCTGTAATCGTTTGCCACAAAGTTGACGGTTGGGAAGATATTCGTAACAACGAAGCCTATGTGGTGGTGACAAGCAGAGAAGGAATTGTGTATAAACGTTTGTTGAAAAGTAACCGCACAAAAGGAAAACTGACATTGGTATCTGATAACCCTCAGTTCGAACCTTATTCCGTAGGTATGGATGAAGTGCTGGAACTCTGGCAGTCTGACGCTGTGATCAGCAAAGCTGCTCCACAAAGCCGTATGAGTGTGAACCACCTCGCAGATATGGTGAGCCACCTCCAGGATCAGGTAAATATGCTGAAGAAAAAGACCAGGAATTAA